In Haloarcula halophila, a single window of DNA contains:
- a CDS encoding aldehyde dehydrogenase family protein, with the protein MGSQPPDRSDLYRDHVSKHDEVRAGAKFGAWIDGETHTTDDTVAVYDPVIDEQMLTVPDCTATEVDAAVTAAWDAFDRTWESTVPRDRSSLLFEWADTLEDHLEELTLLECLDCGKPISQAQGEIEGAIDTLEYYASVCRAQRGSEAPAATDLHLYMKHEPYGVVGQIVPWNYPLWAAAWKLGPALAAGNACVLKPSSETPLSTIRAAQLSADIFPDGVLNVITGSGSTAGQSLAEHDDVRKVSFTGSTDVGSGVMQAAADRVAPVTLELGGKSPFIVFPDADLDKVVDAVADGIFYSTGEICDALSRALVHESIVDEFTERFVEKAESYVLGDPLDEATTMGPLTSEDQFRTVTDYIETGREEATLLCGGGRPDDPALADGWYVEPTVFGDVSNDMTIAQEEIFGPVQTINTFADYDEAISLANDTKYGLAAGIGTERTSRVHQTADDLDAGLVYVNEYGPILPEAPYGGFKQSGFGKDLGLEALDHYRRTKSVYVNLDDPSL; encoded by the coding sequence ATGGGCAGCCAACCTCCCGACCGTAGCGATCTCTACCGTGATCACGTCTCAAAACACGATGAGGTGCGAGCCGGTGCTAAGTTCGGGGCGTGGATCGATGGCGAGACACACACGACCGACGATACCGTTGCAGTCTACGACCCGGTAATCGACGAACAGATGCTCACTGTGCCTGACTGCACGGCGACCGAGGTAGATGCGGCAGTGACTGCGGCCTGGGACGCGTTCGACAGGACGTGGGAGTCGACGGTCCCACGCGACCGGTCCTCGCTGCTGTTCGAGTGGGCCGACACGCTCGAAGATCATCTCGAAGAACTCACACTGCTTGAGTGTCTGGACTGTGGAAAACCAATCTCACAGGCCCAGGGTGAGATAGAGGGGGCCATCGATACGCTGGAGTATTACGCGTCAGTCTGTCGTGCACAGCGGGGCAGCGAGGCGCCCGCTGCCACCGACCTCCACCTCTACATGAAACACGAGCCCTACGGCGTCGTGGGTCAAATCGTGCCGTGGAACTACCCACTTTGGGCGGCAGCGTGGAAACTCGGACCAGCCCTGGCCGCTGGGAACGCCTGTGTGCTGAAACCCTCCAGTGAGACACCGTTATCAACGATCCGGGCCGCGCAGCTCTCGGCCGATATTTTCCCGGATGGGGTGCTTAATGTCATTACAGGTAGTGGGAGTACAGCGGGGCAGTCACTTGCAGAGCACGACGACGTACGGAAGGTTTCCTTCACTGGAAGTACCGACGTCGGCAGTGGTGTGATGCAGGCGGCGGCGGACCGTGTCGCGCCTGTTACGCTCGAACTCGGCGGCAAGTCACCGTTTATTGTGTTCCCTGATGCTGACCTCGACAAAGTTGTTGACGCAGTCGCTGACGGGATATTTTACAGCACTGGCGAGATCTGTGATGCGTTGTCCCGGGCACTGGTCCACGAGTCTATCGTCGACGAGTTCACCGAACGGTTCGTCGAGAAGGCAGAATCGTACGTCCTCGGGGACCCTCTGGATGAGGCAACCACGATGGGGCCACTCACCTCGGAGGACCAGTTTCGGACAGTCACCGACTACATTGAGACCGGCCGAGAAGAAGCAACACTGCTGTGTGGTGGTGGACGGCCGGACGATCCCGCGCTGGCTGACGGCTGGTACGTCGAACCTACTGTTTTCGGTGACGTATCAAACGACATGACTATTGCACAGGAGGAAATTTTCGGCCCAGTCCAGACAATCAACACGTTTGCTGACTACGATGAGGCGATCTCGCTCGCAAACGACACCAAGTACGGGCTTGCTGCTGGGATCGGTACCGAGCGTACCTCGCGCGTCCATCAGACGGCAGACGATCTTGATGCCGGGCTGGTGTATGTCAACGAGTACGGACCGATCCTGCCCGAAGCACCCTACGGCGGGTTCAAACAGTCCGGCTTCGGCAAGGACCTTGGACTAGAGGCACTAGACCACTACCGCCGGACAAAGAGTGTATACGTGAACCTTGACGATCCGTCGTTATAA
- a CDS encoding ABC transporter substrate-binding protein, which produces MGAATIVGLAGCSGDSSDGSSGDESSGDGSSSTDTGTSTGGTTGGTTIIQFWPAWGSYYEETFNEMINRFESNHDITVEMSAQGSYGEAQKAVFSAAKAGNAPDIAHLGKNSTVIARDTGYFKPIGDVMPDLDTSQYIGPAIGWSQLEGKLWSLPFNNSQILLYYNKNHFREAGLDPESPPQTFQQVKEYSQQIVDQGVAEKGISWPNIAWWTMSWLSEQQQLFCNKENGVEGAPTKTFLASDAAETMFDWWINDMADLYHYPGKNDWGASETAFREGTASMHMNSSGGLAYLLGGFRDQGIDVGVGRLPTPNMEHGGHSTGGAAVWVTDKDRSNAKRDAIRKFLRSMTGPEQQALYFKNTGYFPSHKESITQLEDEGFFADNPLYDTAFNQLQQWEAAPATQGIFMGTLPRTTDLIIDQTDRMWQGKDVSQALADMKSEADELLGSYERVSY; this is translated from the coding sequence GTGGGCGCCGCAACCATCGTCGGGTTGGCAGGTTGTAGCGGGGATAGCAGTGACGGATCAAGTGGTGACGAATCGAGTGGTGACGGATCAAGTAGCACCGACACCGGGACCTCAACCGGTGGAACGACGGGCGGAACAACGATAATCCAGTTCTGGCCCGCGTGGGGAAGCTACTACGAGGAGACGTTCAACGAGATGATCAACCGGTTTGAATCGAACCACGATATCACTGTCGAGATGTCGGCACAGGGATCCTACGGTGAGGCGCAGAAAGCCGTGTTCTCCGCTGCCAAGGCCGGCAACGCCCCGGACATCGCGCACCTCGGCAAGAACAGTACGGTCATCGCCCGTGACACAGGCTATTTCAAACCCATCGGAGACGTCATGCCCGACCTCGACACGAGCCAGTACATCGGGCCGGCAATCGGCTGGAGTCAACTGGAAGGCAAACTCTGGTCGCTCCCGTTCAACAACTCCCAGATCCTCCTGTACTACAACAAGAACCACTTCAGAGAGGCCGGCCTCGATCCGGAGTCACCGCCACAGACCTTCCAACAGGTCAAGGAGTACTCACAGCAGATTGTTGATCAAGGCGTTGCTGAGAAGGGGATCAGCTGGCCAAACATTGCCTGGTGGACGATGAGTTGGCTCTCGGAACAGCAACAACTGTTCTGTAACAAAGAGAACGGTGTGGAGGGTGCGCCGACTAAGACATTCCTGGCCAGTGACGCCGCGGAGACGATGTTCGACTGGTGGATCAACGACATGGCGGACCTCTATCACTATCCCGGCAAAAACGACTGGGGGGCGTCCGAAACGGCGTTCAGGGAAGGAACAGCGTCGATGCATATGAACTCATCCGGTGGGCTAGCGTACCTCCTCGGAGGGTTCCGTGACCAGGGGATTGATGTCGGCGTTGGCCGACTGCCGACACCGAACATGGAGCACGGCGGTCACAGCACCGGTGGCGCTGCTGTCTGGGTGACGGACAAAGACCGGAGCAATGCCAAACGCGATGCAATCCGAAAGTTCCTCCGGAGTATGACAGGACCGGAACAGCAGGCGCTGTATTTCAAAAACACCGGCTACTTCCCGTCGCACAAGGAGTCAATCACCCAACTCGAAGACGAGGGATTCTTTGCCGATAATCCGCTCTACGACACCGCGTTCAATCAGCTTCAGCAGTGGGAAGCTGCGCCTGCGACCCAGGGAATCTTCATGGGCACGCTTCCCCGGACAACGGACCTGATCATCGATCAGACTGACCGGATGTGGCAAGGAAAAGATGTCAGCCAGGCGCTGGCTGACATGAAAAGTGAGGCTGATGAACTCCTCGGCTCGTACGAACGGGTCTCGTACTGA
- a CDS encoding response regulator transcription factor — MTSVSPDRDRQSPLPTVLLVEDDPDVREIYELYLQQTYNVQTAANGAIALGLITDEIDLVLSDRRMPEMSGDELYTRIQEHAIEVPFVMVSAVDAEESVPDGLDDYLTKPIARSDLTACINRHISAPVVARD, encoded by the coding sequence GTGACCTCAGTTTCGCCCGATCGTGACAGACAATCACCGCTCCCTACTGTTCTTCTTGTTGAGGACGACCCAGATGTGCGGGAAATATACGAACTCTATCTTCAGCAGACATACAATGTGCAGACAGCAGCGAACGGTGCTATCGCACTCGGACTGATTACCGACGAGATTGACCTCGTTTTGAGCGACCGGCGAATGCCCGAGATGTCTGGGGACGAACTTTACACCCGGATACAAGAGCACGCTATCGAGGTCCCGTTCGTAATGGTCTCGGCAGTTGACGCCGAAGAGTCAGTACCGGACGGTCTTGATGACTATCTCACTAAGCCGATTGCCCGCAGCGACCTGACTGCCTGTATCAACCGACACATCTCGGCCCCGGTTGTCGCGAGGGACTGA
- a CDS encoding DUF547 domain-containing protein → MAGQPTATARADDLDPSPTTLAQDLLVACKRGDPTHELRAALAALDDDDLRPLRTDRQTALAFWLNCYNAGTQLLLAEQPALYDSSFRFVRFFWAPAITVAGTSLSLDRIENGLLRGGRSQYGLGYLPKLLVTTFEHRHRLPDCDPRIHFALNCGAESCPVIRAYDPERIDEQLDLATRRYLASTVAHDAVENVVRVPRVFLWFRGDFGGTAGIRAFLREYDAIPDGVAPKLRHLPWDWSKAAGKFVE, encoded by the coding sequence ATGGCAGGCCAGCCTACGGCGACCGCTCGGGCGGACGACCTTGACCCGTCGCCGACCACCCTCGCCCAAGACCTGCTGGTCGCCTGCAAGCGCGGCGACCCAACACACGAATTGCGGGCTGCTCTCGCCGCGCTCGACGACGACGACCTCCGCCCGCTGCGGACGGACCGCCAAACCGCGCTCGCGTTCTGGCTCAACTGTTACAACGCCGGGACGCAGTTGCTCCTTGCCGAACAGCCTGCACTGTACGACAGTTCGTTTCGCTTCGTCCGGTTTTTCTGGGCGCCTGCGATCACGGTGGCGGGTACCTCGTTGAGTCTCGACCGCATCGAGAACGGGTTGCTCCGCGGCGGCCGCTCGCAGTACGGCCTCGGCTACCTGCCGAAACTGCTGGTCACGACCTTCGAGCACCGCCATCGGCTGCCCGACTGCGACCCCAGAATTCATTTCGCGCTGAACTGCGGGGCCGAGAGTTGCCCCGTTATCCGGGCGTACGACCCCGAGCGCATCGACGAGCAACTGGACCTGGCGACGCGGCGCTATCTGGCCTCGACTGTAGCACACGACGCCGTCGAGAACGTCGTCCGCGTCCCCCGCGTGTTCCTTTGGTTCCGCGGCGATTTCGGGGGGACGGCGGGCATCCGTGCGTTCCTTCGGGAGTACGACGCGATTCCCGACGGTGTGGCACCGAAACTCCGCCACTTACCTTGGGACTGGTCGAAAGCGGCCGGAAAGTTCGTCGAATAG
- a CDS encoding iron-containing alcohol dehydrogenase yields MNEHTLSFPIWVEFGNGKSDRTGDVIDSQGWDSALVVTDQGIREAGILDGVLSSLEASGIEYDVFDEVEPNPTVSMVSAAVEVLTTGGHDVVVAVGGGSVIDTAKCATLMTTNEGDLEEYEVSTPEEVTAGNIDNHTHPLVTIPTTAGTGSEVDYWAVITSEEREFKMAIGQPPLYPNGPYLGAEISLVDPELTASLPPRQTAATGFDAFSHALENHVAAGAPELVKPYTRHVMGLVPEYLPEAYETGEMEAREQMLFGSHMAGFCENFAGFGAIHSLAEVTGGMYPGIPHGEAIAVFTPPVMRYNLAEYPTRYAEVADAMGVDVSGLSDTEAAHAAVDAVEALIDEVDLPSTLSEVGVEESDLRTIAEKSLDTIEIHDNPRAADADDLYEIAQDAY; encoded by the coding sequence ATGAACGAGCACACCCTTTCGTTCCCGATTTGGGTCGAGTTCGGTAACGGCAAAAGTGACCGGACAGGGGATGTGATCGACTCTCAAGGGTGGGACAGTGCGCTGGTCGTGACCGACCAGGGGATCCGTGAGGCCGGCATCCTGGACGGAGTGCTTTCATCGCTGGAGGCTTCGGGAATCGAATACGATGTGTTTGACGAGGTCGAACCCAACCCGACAGTGTCGATGGTGTCAGCAGCCGTCGAGGTCCTGACCACTGGCGGTCACGACGTAGTCGTAGCCGTCGGCGGGGGAAGCGTCATCGACACGGCGAAATGTGCGACCCTGATGACGACTAACGAGGGAGACTTGGAGGAGTACGAGGTCAGTACACCCGAGGAGGTCACAGCCGGCAACATCGACAACCACACCCATCCTCTGGTGACTATCCCAACGACGGCTGGCACAGGCAGTGAGGTCGACTACTGGGCCGTAATCACGTCCGAAGAGCGGGAGTTTAAGATGGCGATCGGCCAGCCGCCGCTGTACCCGAACGGCCCGTACCTGGGCGCGGAAATTTCGCTCGTGGACCCGGAGTTGACCGCCTCGCTGCCGCCACGCCAGACGGCTGCGACGGGCTTTGACGCGTTCTCGCACGCACTGGAAAACCACGTCGCAGCGGGGGCGCCGGAACTGGTCAAGCCATACACGCGTCACGTGATGGGGCTCGTGCCGGAGTATCTCCCGGAAGCCTACGAGACCGGTGAGATGGAAGCCCGTGAGCAGATGCTGTTTGGCTCCCACATGGCGGGGTTCTGCGAAAACTTCGCCGGCTTCGGGGCGATTCACTCGCTGGCAGAGGTGACAGGTGGGATGTATCCCGGCATCCCCCACGGCGAGGCGATCGCTGTGTTCACGCCGCCGGTGATGCGGTACAACCTTGCGGAGTATCCCACGCGGTACGCCGAGGTCGCGGATGCGATGGGGGTCGACGTATCCGGACTCTCGGACACCGAGGCCGCCCATGCGGCTGTCGACGCTGTCGAGGCGCTCATCGATGAAGTCGACCTGCCCTCGACACTTTCAGAGGTGGGTGTCGAGGAATCGGACCTCCGGACCATCGCCGAGAAGTCACTCGACACGATCGAGATACACGACAATCCTCGGGCGGCCGATGCCGATGATCTCTACGAGATAGCCCAGGACGCGTACTGA
- a CDS encoding MgtC/SapB family protein, producing the protein MTVLSAIANTAVFGGIEAIKVDPEILNLFIAGALGMLLGLEREWANKSAGIRTFTLTSLVGAAAMSLNETILLAAGGALVLVQGGLLGIRGIVAQWTGDDGDSGLSLTTSTSLLVAYAVGILVGANHVLIGVIIGITSSFLLVLRRELHGFANQLSREEVRSAGEFAIISFVVYPLLPGGTYGPWDAIDPKLVWMLVIAVSGIGFVNYIVMQRYGSKGIAVTGFFGGLVNSTAVIGEIAGRAKNNVGITELAVGTILIADAAMAVRNLAIIVAFVPESAVSVGLPLGLIAISGVGLAYYDSDWEGDLELDFDSPFSSANALKFGVLFLAVLILTAGAQRIFGTAGFLLTSFLSGIVSSGTTTTTAVTLTSTGQIAPTVAAQGVLAGTLSSILVKIGFATSINRSLVAPVVRKSLYLSLIGIGGVVVSLQLT; encoded by the coding sequence ATGACTGTACTGAGTGCAATCGCGAACACGGCTGTTTTCGGAGGTATAGAGGCGATAAAAGTCGATCCTGAGATACTGAACCTTTTTATTGCAGGTGCACTGGGGATGCTGCTCGGACTCGAACGAGAGTGGGCCAACAAGTCGGCGGGCATCCGCACGTTTACCCTGACCAGCCTGGTCGGGGCTGCCGCAATGTCGCTCAACGAGACGATCCTCCTCGCTGCTGGAGGAGCACTGGTTCTCGTACAAGGGGGGTTGCTCGGGATTCGGGGTATAGTCGCACAGTGGACCGGCGACGATGGTGACTCTGGCTTATCCCTGACAACGTCGACATCACTCCTCGTCGCGTACGCGGTCGGGATTCTAGTCGGAGCCAATCACGTCCTGATCGGCGTCATCATCGGCATAACGTCGTCGTTCCTACTAGTCCTTCGGAGGGAGCTACACGGGTTTGCGAACCAGTTATCGCGAGAGGAAGTACGTAGTGCCGGTGAGTTTGCGATCATCTCGTTTGTCGTGTATCCGCTCCTGCCTGGCGGAACGTACGGACCGTGGGATGCGATTGATCCGAAACTGGTCTGGATGCTGGTGATCGCAGTCAGTGGGATCGGGTTTGTCAACTATATCGTGATGCAACGATACGGCAGTAAGGGGATCGCTGTCACTGGCTTTTTCGGCGGTTTGGTGAACTCCACCGCCGTAATCGGTGAAATCGCGGGCCGTGCGAAGAACAACGTGGGAATCACAGAGCTAGCAGTGGGAACGATACTAATAGCTGATGCAGCGATGGCCGTCCGGAACTTAGCGATCATCGTCGCATTCGTCCCCGAATCGGCTGTCAGCGTTGGACTGCCGCTCGGTCTGATCGCCATCAGTGGCGTCGGACTCGCATATTACGATAGCGACTGGGAGGGTGATCTCGAACTGGACTTCGACTCGCCGTTTAGCAGCGCGAATGCGCTGAAGTTCGGCGTGCTCTTTCTTGCCGTCTTGATTCTCACCGCTGGCGCACAGCGCATCTTCGGAACAGCCGGCTTCCTGCTTACGAGCTTCCTCAGCGGCATCGTTTCGAGCGGCACGACAACAACGACTGCAGTGACGCTGACGTCAACTGGTCAGATAGCGCCGACAGTAGCGGCACAGGGTGTGCTGGCCGGAACCCTCTCCAGTATCCTCGTGAAAATCGGGTTTGCAACGAGTATCAACCGTTCACTGGTAGCGCCGGTAGTGCGAAAGTCACTCTACCTATCGCTGATCGGAATCGGTGGTGTGGTTGTCAGTCTCCAATTGACATGA
- a CDS encoding ADP-ribosylglycohydrolase family protein, producing the protein MDALLAAKGAPVGLACGDALSCPVEFQSPAQITDQYGTLTEVVGYGTHGTAVVNSLEATAGIEVDAQ; encoded by the coding sequence ATGGATGCTCTACTCGCTGCGAAAGGTGCGCCCGTCGGGCTGGCGTGTGGCGACGCGTTAAGTTGCCCCGTAGAGTTCCAGTCACCCGCGCAAATCACTGACCAGTACGGGACGCTCACCGAGGTGGTCGGATATGGAACTCATGGCACAGCAGTTGTGAACTCGCTTGAGGCGACCGCAGGTATCGAAGTTGATGCCCAATAA
- a CDS encoding peroxiredoxin family protein, whose amino-acid sequence MPEPVPDFSLTNVAAGPDPFSLAALPDSVDFAVLFFQRDHYCTNCRKQVQQLAERIDDFHGRDAEVVSIVPEPVERVESWQESYDLPFPLLADPDIEAGEAYDQPVRFGILGRFSDFFGRMPEIVVVDRRGTEPEIAWVHKGSSTFDRPDIDEILAKLDSLNDSDVPSEMV is encoded by the coding sequence ATGCCAGAGCCAGTCCCGGACTTCTCGCTCACGAACGTCGCCGCCGGCCCGGACCCGTTCTCGCTCGCCGCCCTCCCGGACAGTGTCGACTTTGCCGTCCTGTTTTTCCAACGGGACCACTACTGTACGAACTGCCGAAAGCAGGTCCAGCAACTCGCCGAGCGCATCGACGACTTCCACGGACGGGACGCCGAAGTCGTCTCTATCGTTCCGGAACCGGTCGAACGCGTCGAGTCCTGGCAGGAGTCCTATGACCTCCCGTTCCCGCTGCTCGCGGACCCCGACATCGAGGCGGGGGAAGCCTACGACCAGCCCGTCCGCTTCGGTATTCTCGGCCGTTTCTCGGATTTCTTCGGCCGGATGCCGGAAATCGTCGTCGTCGACAGACGCGGAACGGAGCCGGAAATCGCCTGGGTTCACAAGGGCTCCTCGACGTTCGACAGGCCCGATATCGACGAGATTCTGGCGAAACTCGACTCGCTGAACGATTCGGACGTACCCTCGGAGATGGTCTAG
- a CDS encoding ABC transporter permease subunit translates to MQVYRNRIQGVLLLLPTLVVSLAFFYWPAWKTIQLSRVRTIGGVQKIPNGWDHFTTLATSGSFQYSVLMSFVFAFIVVAGSMLIGLYLSYLIYRVSAGQTIYLVAAIFTYALSFAVTANIMDVLFNPTVGLFKEALTVATQAVGIQFAFDFTTNPLWAWIFATGATMWKMIGYNVIFMMAALSGIPESINETARIDGVGSFQLVTKVYIPMISPTLAFLAIVNTVNAFFLPFPVIQEISGGPSNTLNILIYDIWMTYNNSVIGLASAKSLVLFAIIGLLTAGQLYLSDRFAHYGGPEMASEQGQTTQQAGQLIDLSVVKQRLRQQPALHLSLIGSLVVLALPVIMTVLMSTQPSTEISSSTLAGIGSEGLSNYQRVLFEANFATYLVNSLIMALAIAVGKVGIALLAALALVYYDLPFKRLILLFILFTLALPVPVRIVPMYEIMVSLNWENSMLGLVVPYFASATSVLLLRQHFRSISDSMVESAKIDGVGPLKFLVYVLIPMSKSMIAGLFTIAFIWGWNQYLWPLIIINDQSKQVLQVGLAQLNPTAGEALWGLIMAGAVITLLIPMVLMLALREPLLDTVSMQTK, encoded by the coding sequence ATGCAGGTGTACCGCAACCGGATTCAAGGTGTCCTGTTGTTGCTACCAACGCTCGTCGTGAGCCTCGCGTTCTTTTATTGGCCGGCCTGGAAGACGATTCAACTGAGTCGTGTCCGCACCATCGGGGGCGTACAGAAGATCCCGAACGGCTGGGACCACTTCACGACGCTCGCGACGAGCGGTTCGTTTCAGTATTCTGTATTGATGAGCTTCGTATTCGCGTTCATCGTCGTCGCCGGGTCGATGCTCATCGGACTGTACCTCTCCTATCTCATCTACCGCGTGTCGGCTGGGCAAACGATCTACCTTGTCGCTGCGATCTTTACGTACGCGCTCTCGTTCGCCGTGACTGCCAACATCATGGACGTCCTGTTCAATCCGACTGTCGGCCTGTTTAAAGAGGCGCTCACGGTCGCGACACAAGCCGTCGGAATCCAGTTTGCGTTCGACTTCACGACGAACCCGCTGTGGGCCTGGATATTCGCGACTGGGGCAACAATGTGGAAAATGATCGGATACAACGTGATCTTCATGATGGCGGCACTGAGTGGGATTCCCGAGTCGATCAACGAAACCGCCCGGATTGACGGGGTTGGGAGCTTCCAATTGGTCACCAAGGTGTACATTCCGATGATCTCCCCGACGCTTGCGTTTCTCGCTATCGTCAACACGGTGAACGCGTTCTTCCTGCCGTTCCCGGTGATTCAGGAGATTTCGGGCGGGCCGAGTAACACACTAAATATCCTGATATACGACATCTGGATGACGTACAACAACAGCGTCATCGGGCTTGCGTCGGCGAAATCACTCGTGCTGTTCGCGATTATCGGGCTGCTCACTGCCGGACAGCTGTACCTCTCAGACCGGTTTGCGCATTACGGGGGACCTGAGATGGCGAGCGAACAGGGCCAGACGACACAGCAGGCCGGTCAGCTGATAGACCTCAGCGTGGTCAAACAACGGCTCCGTCAACAGCCCGCCCTGCACCTGAGCCTGATCGGATCGCTGGTCGTCCTGGCGTTGCCGGTCATCATGACCGTGCTGATGAGCACGCAACCGAGTACAGAGATAAGTAGCAGCACGCTCGCCGGAATCGGGTCGGAGGGACTGAGCAACTACCAGCGGGTCCTTTTCGAAGCCAACTTCGCGACCTATCTGGTCAACTCCCTGATTATGGCGCTGGCGATTGCCGTCGGGAAAGTGGGCATCGCGCTGCTCGCGGCACTCGCGCTGGTGTACTACGACCTCCCGTTCAAGCGGCTTATTCTGCTGTTCATCCTATTCACCTTAGCGCTCCCTGTGCCGGTCCGTATCGTTCCGATGTACGAAATCATGGTCTCGCTCAACTGGGAGAATTCGATGCTGGGACTCGTCGTCCCGTATTTCGCGAGCGCAACATCGGTGCTTCTGCTCAGACAGCATTTCCGCTCGATATCGGATTCGATGGTCGAGAGTGCGAAGATCGACGGGGTCGGCCCGCTGAAATTCCTGGTTTACGTGTTGATACCGATGTCGAAAAGCATGATCGCGGGACTGTTCACCATCGCCTTCATTTGGGGGTGGAACCAGTACCTGTGGCCGCTGATAATCATCAACGACCAGTCAAAGCAGGTGCTCCAGGTCGGCCTCGCACAGCTCAACCCGACCGCCGGCGAAGCACTCTGGGGACTTATCATGGCTGGCGCAGTCATTACGTTGCTGATTCCGATGGTGCTCATGCTTGCCCTGCGGGAACCGCTGCTTGACACAGTCAGTATGCAGACCAAGTAA
- a CDS encoding IclR family transcriptional regulator — MTETDEQYTVETTQLSLQILDIVAETGGTRLREIQSELDVAKSTAHKHLETLQANGLLTKRGETYHVGLKCLNLGEEARSRWPGSLYIDEAIGTLTERTEEECDFVAPDRGRIITIAESYHKWAKYDDSGRGGGSKDYRARTGSYYRMHATASGLAILATYPRDRVDAIIDRWGLPARTEYTITGREQLYDELATIQDRGYAIDNQGYTEGMRSVGKAVHGPGDQVIGALSVSGPTYRVDGMVLEEEIPNALVDVVSELEAKLAQPR, encoded by the coding sequence ATGACCGAAACAGACGAACAGTACACCGTCGAAACGACCCAGCTATCGCTGCAAATTCTCGATATCGTGGCGGAGACGGGCGGGACTAGACTCCGGGAGATACAGTCAGAGCTGGACGTCGCCAAGAGTACGGCACACAAACATCTGGAGACGCTCCAGGCAAACGGCTTGTTGACCAAACGCGGAGAGACCTACCACGTCGGATTGAAATGTCTGAATCTCGGCGAAGAAGCCCGGAGTCGGTGGCCCGGGTCACTGTATATCGACGAAGCGATCGGAACCCTGACAGAGCGGACAGAGGAGGAGTGTGACTTCGTGGCGCCGGACCGAGGCCGGATCATCACTATCGCCGAATCCTACCACAAATGGGCCAAATACGACGATTCGGGGCGGGGTGGTGGGTCGAAGGATTACCGTGCGCGGACGGGGTCGTACTACCGGATGCACGCGACTGCGTCCGGGTTGGCCATCCTGGCGACGTATCCACGGGACCGGGTCGATGCGATTATCGACCGGTGGGGCCTCCCCGCTCGAACAGAGTACACGATTACCGGCCGCGAGCAGTTGTATGACGAACTTGCGACGATTCAGGATCGCGGGTACGCCATCGACAACCAAGGTTACACTGAGGGGATGCGAAGTGTCGGGAAGGCCGTACACGGCCCTGGCGACCAGGTGATCGGCGCACTCAGTGTCTCGGGCCCGACCTACCGTGTGGATGGGATGGTGCTCGAAGAGGAGATACCGAACGCGTTGGTTGATGTCGTTTCGGAACTCGAAGCCAAGCTCGCTCAACCCAGGTGA